The Candidatus Nanosynbacter featherlites region GCCAACATCTGTCAGTCCGGTCCATTTGCCCTGCAAATTCCACTCGCTTTCGCCGTGGCGGGTGATGAATAGTCGTCCAGAAGCGCCCTTGCGCACCGGCGCTTCACTACTACTGCTTTCGTCACCACCAGTTGTGGAGAATACAATTGTTTCAGTATCAGCATTGTCATCATCAGCAATGGCAGTTTCAAAATACCCTGACTGGTCGTGAGCCCAGGCTTTCAGTGACCATGGCAGCAGTAATTCACCTTTCAGCACTTCCTGTTTACTGATGAATCGCCATTCTTCGATCTCTGGATCGTGTGGACTGATGGCCTTGACTTGTGACTCTTTGATGGACGCCGTAAAGATGAATTGGTAGGTAATGAACCCGTCACCCATGCGCTGCGCCACACCCATCAATGACACATCGCTTGGATTGATATCGATACCAACTTCATCCTTTACTTCCCGTAGCGCTGCCACCAGTGGTGACTCTTCAGTGTCAACCATGCCGCCCGGCAATGCCCAATACGTCTTATAGTTCGACTTAACGATCAAAGCCCGGCCTTCAACATCCTCCAACAGGACAGCAGCGCCGGACGGTCGAGCGTCCAAACTTTCAAGCCATTGACGTCGTTCTGCTCTCATAAACCCATCCATTATTTCGCAAACTCCACTGCCCGCGTTTCGCGGATAACATTAACTTTGATAGTACCTGGATATTGCATGGTTGATTCGATCTTGGTGGCAATATCACGAGACAATTTGATAGCACTCAAGTCATCAATCTTTTCTGGCTTGACAATCACCCGCACTTCTCGTCCGGCAGAAATTGCATAGGCCTTATCGATGCCTTCAAAGCTGGTGGCTACGTTTTCCAAGTCGCGCATACGTTCAGCAAAGTTTTCCGCTGAGATGTTACGTGCGCCTGGCCGTGCTGCCGAAGCGGCGTCTACCACGCGAACCACCAATGCCTCTGGTGTGGTCGCTTCAATATCGTCATGGTGTGCCTCAATAGCGTGTGCAATTCGCTCATCCATGCCGTATTTGCGCGCCAATTCTGCCGCAATGTGGTGATGTTTACCTTCAATTTTGTGCGTCACTGCCTTACCAGAGTCGTGCAGCAACGTCGCGATCTTTGATATACGAACATCAGCGCCAATTTCCTCAGCGATCATCCCCGCCATCTGCGCCATTTCAGTAGAATGCTTCAGCACATTCTGACCATACGAGGTCCGGAATTTCAATTCACCCAACAGGCGCAGCATTTCTTTTGGAATACCAACAACACCCGCTTCACGCATGGCATCTTCACCAGCCTGCTTGACTTCTTTGTCAATCTGTTTTTGCGCCTTGGCAACAACTTCCTCAATGCGCGCTGGATGAATGCGTCCATCTTTCATCAGCATCTCCAAACTCAAACGTGCAACCTGGCGACGAATTGGGTCAAAGCTCGACAGCACCACCATACCAGGTGTATCGTCTACCAAAATGTCGACACCAGTGGCACGCTGCAACGCCTGAATATTACGACCTTCCTTACCGATGATGCGGCCTTTCATCTCATCATCAGTCAGTTTCACCGCCGTCACGGTGCGCTCAGCTGTTACTTCACTGCTCATTCGCTCCATGGCGGTGAGTAAAATAGTCTGAGCCCGCTCTTCAGCATCGTCCATGGCCTCGTGCTGCAATTTTGCGACCAATTTGGTGAGGTCATCACGAATGTCACGCTCAGTCATCTGCATCAATTTTTCGGCTGCATCTTTCTTTTTCAGGCCAGCAATTTTTTCCAATTTTTCCTGCTGACGAGTACGAATTTGCCGAATCTCATTTTTCAGATCATCAATCTCATCTTCGTGCGCCCGTAATTTTTCTGACCGACGGTCCAGCTCTTCAAGCTTGTTATCAAGCGTCTTTTCACGGTCCGCCAGACGATTTTCCGTTTTTTGCCACTCTCGACGACGCTCATTCTCAATTTTCAGTGCCTCATCTTTTGCCTTGAGAACGATGTCACTCGCTTTGGTTTTTGCGTTCGCCAAATCTTTATCAATTTGCGACTTCGCCTGTGAACGACGTACTGTTTGATATCCATAGAGCGCGCCCGCGCCTAAACTGGCCCCAACAAGTGCGCCAATGACAATTCCTGCCATACTTCAGTATTCCTTTCCGACCGACTGCCCCTGAGTATTCGCCTCAAGGAAACATATCAACAGCCAATCAATTTCAAACTATCTAATCCGGCGAACCGCATCCTACAAATCGCCGTAATTTAATTATACACGGTTTCTGGAGTTTTGACACTGCAAGTAAAAGATAGTAGTTTTGGCTACTGTGCATCACCGTCATCATTTTTTTGGCGCAGTAATGTGTGCTGCGGAACCATACTCTGGTAGGACAATTTTCTCGTCTTCACCAGAGCGCAATTTTTCCAACGCTCGTTCCTGCCAGTTCTCACCCGTCGCGCCAACGATTGGCACCTGCAAACCGTCAGCCAGGGTATTGGCCACCGTCAGCCCAATCCTCAACCCAGTAAAGCTGCCCGGCCCTTTCATCACGCCAATACCAGTCAACGCGTGAATGTCGGTATTTTGTTTGGCCAAGCTGTCCCTAAGAAAGCCCAACAGTCCTTTGGCTAACGTACGATCAGCTTGCCATTCATATGACACTGAACTCTCGTGACCGACAAGCGTTACGTAGCAAACTGGGTTTGATGTATCAAGCAATAACAACATTTTATCTCCTCTCAAAAAATGCATTAACCGCACTAAGAAGTCGTTCGGAACGAGTGCCATTAGTGGTAACCTCCAGCTGTCGCTCCGTCTCAGTAGTGGCAGCAATTGTGATCACCAATCGGTCACTCGGCAGTACTTCATTAACCGCGCCGGCCCATTCAATAACCGTGATGGTTAAGTCCTCTTGCATCATTTCAGAAATCTCATCGCCCATGATGCCAGCTTCACCCAAGCGGTAGAAATCATAATGACACAGGCGCAGTCCATCACGAGCGTCATATACGCGCGAAATAGTAAATGTTGGGCTTTGGATTGGTTCGGTAATTGCCAGCCCTTCTGCCAAGCCCTTGGTCAGTGTGGTCTTGCCAGCACCCACATCACCAACCAGCTCTATCACCTCGCCACCAGCCAGTGCCTGACCAATCGCCCGCCCCAATGCTTTCATCTCTGTTTCATCATATATCTTCACACTTTTAGTATATCATTGTTTTTTCAATTCAACTGGTCTATACTAAAGCATAAGTGATATGAGAATCTCAGATAATACGATTGAGAAAATTCTGAAACAGGGTGGGATCTTAACAGAATCGCAGCTTGCTGATTTAAAGACGACCGCCGAACGGTCCAAACGCACCCTGCAAGAGACCATCATTGAAGACAAGGTGTTAGAAGAACGCGAACTAGCCAAATTGGTTGGTGATTATATCGGGACGCCGTTTGTCGAGATTGAGCCAAAAGATATTCCTGATGACGTTCTAAAACGTATCCCAGAGCACATTGCTCGGCAGTACAATGTTGTGTTGTTTGCGGTTGATGAAGATGGCGCACCAATGCTAGCCATGGAAGATCCTGACGATGTGCAGGCTCTCAATTTTATCCAAAAAGAAATCGGCTATAACCTGCGTGTGTTCTTGGCGACGAAAAGCAATATTTTGGATTGTCTGGAAAATTATCGTGGTGATGTGAACGACGAGCTTGACGAAGTCATCGCCATCCAGAGGGACGATAGTGACGCCGAAAACGCCAAAGAAGAAGAATTTGCTGAAGATTCACCGATCGCACAGACCGTCAACCTGCTGCTCGAGTACGCCATCAAATCACATGCTTCCGACATCCACATTGAGCCACGCGAAGAATTTGTGCAGGTGCGATACCGCATCGATGGAGTACTCAGAGAGGTGAATAAATTGCCTCACAATGTTTTGGGAGCTCTGGTCAGCCGTATCAAGATTTTGTCAAATTTGAAAATCGACGAACGCCGTGTGCCGCAAGACGGCCGCTTCAAGATCAAAGTTTCAGGCAAGCAATACGCCTTGCGTGTATCAACACTGCCGATTGCCGACGGTGAAAAGATCGTCATGCGTGTGCTGGATGAATCAAACCAGGCGATTTCTCTGGATAAATTGGGCTATTGGGGCTTGTCCCTGGCAACTATCAAAAACGCCATGGCGCAGCCGAACGGTATGATCTTGGTGACCGGACCGACTGGTTCTGGAAAATCAACCTCCCTGTTTAGCGTGCTGTCAGAATTGAACACTCCTGATGTTAATATTTCAACCATTGAAGACCCAGTCGAATATAAAATTCCTGGCGTTAACCAGACCCAGACCAATGCCAAAGCCGGCATGACCTTTGCCTCGGGATTGCGCGCATTGCTCCGTCAAGACCCAAACATCATCATGGTTGGAGAGATTCGTGACGGCGAAACCGCTAACTTGGGCGTACAGGCGGCGCTGACTGGACACTTGGTGTTCTCGACCCTCCACACCAACAACGCCGCGACTTGTTTGCCGCGTTTACTCGACATGGATATTGAACCATTCTTGATCGCCAGTACCGTCAAAGCTGTCATCGGTCAGCGATTGGTGAGGCGCCTGTGTCAATCCTGCCGTCAAGCATACACCCCTAGCCAAGAAGAGCTAAATTATATCACCCAAATGTTCAACATCACGCCAGAGTCAATGCCACACCTTCACGAGCTCGAAGAACAAGCTGCGTCAGAGAGCATCGGTGGTGATACACCAATGGGCACGACAGACGCAACCATCGTTCAGCTGTGGAAGCCATCGCCTGAAGGCTGTGATGAATGTGGACACAATGGTTTCAAGGGTCGCGTTGGTATTTACGAAGTGTTGGGTATTTCTGTGGCCATTCAAAAGATGATCACTGCAAATGCCACCAGCAATGATATTCAAGAACAAGCGATTAGCGAAGGTATGATCACCATGCAGATGGATGGATTGATCAAATCATTCCGTGGCGTCACAACCATTGAGGAAATTTTACGTGCAACGAGGGAGCAATAACACATGACTAGTTTTAGTTTTGTCGCGACAAAAAAGATGGCTCAACGCTATCATCAACTATAGAGTCCAGTGATCGCGCGGCCGCCATCCGCTCAATCCAAGCGCAAGGGTTAAAATTGGTCAATCTCAAAGAAGCAGGTGCAAAAACCGGTCGCAAACGTCGGCGCAAAATTAAGTCTGATGAGTTGGTGATGTTCACCCGTCAGCTAAGCTCCATGGTCTCGGCTGGTGTGCCAATCCTCAGGTCACTGGAGTCAATGACAGAAC contains the following coding sequences:
- the tsaB gene encoding tRNA (adenosine(37)-N6)-threonylcarbamoyltransferase complex dimerization subunit type 1 TsaB; amino-acid sequence: MLLLLDTSNPVCYVTLVGHESSVSYEWQADRTLAKGLLGFLRDSLAKQNTDIHALTGIGVMKGPGSFTGLRIGLTVANTLADGLQVPIVGATGENWQERALEKLRSGEDEKIVLPEYGSAAHITAPKK
- a CDS encoding 2,3-bisphosphoglycerate-dependent phosphoglycerate mutase, whose translation is MRAERRQWLESLDARPSGAAVLLEDVEGRALIVKSNYKTYWALPGGMVDTEESPLVAALREVKDEVGIDINPSDVSLMGVAQRMGDGFITYQFIFTASIKESQVKAISPHDPEIEEWRFISKQEVLKGELLLPWSLKAWAHDQSGYFETAIADDDNADTETIVFSTTGGDESSSSEAPVRKGASGRLFITRHGESEWNLQGKWTGLTDVGLTEKGISDTVRLGQLLKDTTFDVAYTSALKRTHQTLDALLKGAEITTLPTIHAAELNERDYGTLTGSDKWEVKDQIGEEAFNGIRRGWDYPVPDGETLKDVYARVVPYFETEILPRLQDGENVLLVAHGNSIRALVKYLDQIPDDKVADLEMPFGKILVYSFDHDHALPVDKAERSVDISPTKA
- the rny gene encoding ribonuclease Y, whose amino-acid sequence is MAGIVIGALVGASLGAGALYGYQTVRRSQAKSQIDKDLANAKTKASDIVLKAKDEALKIENERRREWQKTENRLADREKTLDNKLEELDRRSEKLRAHEDEIDDLKNEIRQIRTRQQEKLEKIAGLKKKDAAEKLMQMTERDIRDDLTKLVAKLQHEAMDDAEERAQTILLTAMERMSSEVTAERTVTAVKLTDDEMKGRIIGKEGRNIQALQRATGVDILVDDTPGMVVLSSFDPIRRQVARLSLEMLMKDGRIHPARIEEVVAKAQKQIDKEVKQAGEDAMREAGVVGIPKEMLRLLGELKFRTSYGQNVLKHSTEMAQMAGMIAEEIGADVRISKIATLLHDSGKAVTHKIEGKHHHIAAELARKYGMDERIAHAIEAHHDDIEATTPEALVVRVVDAASAARPGARNISAENFAERMRDLENVATSFEGIDKAYAISAGREVRVIVKPEKIDDLSAIKLSRDIATKIESTMQYPGTIKVNVIRETRAVEFAK
- the tsaE gene encoding tRNA (adenosine(37)-N6)-threonylcarbamoyltransferase complex ATPase subunit type 1 TsaE, whose protein sequence is MKIYDETEMKALGRAIGQALAGGEVIELVGDVGAGKTTLTKGLAEGLAITEPIQSPTFTISRVYDARDGLRLCHYDFYRLGEAGIMGDEISEMMQEDLTITVIEWAGAVNEVLPSDRLVITIAATTETERQLEVTTNGTRSERLLSAVNAFFERR
- a CDS encoding GspE/PulE family protein translates to MRISDNTIEKILKQGGILTESQLADLKTTAERSKRTLQETIIEDKVLEERELAKLVGDYIGTPFVEIEPKDIPDDVLKRIPEHIARQYNVVLFAVDEDGAPMLAMEDPDDVQALNFIQKEIGYNLRVFLATKSNILDCLENYRGDVNDELDEVIAIQRDDSDAENAKEEEFAEDSPIAQTVNLLLEYAIKSHASDIHIEPREEFVQVRYRIDGVLREVNKLPHNVLGALVSRIKILSNLKIDERRVPQDGRFKIKVSGKQYALRVSTLPIADGEKIVMRVLDESNQAISLDKLGYWGLSLATIKNAMAQPNGMILVTGPTGSGKSTSLFSVLSELNTPDVNISTIEDPVEYKIPGVNQTQTNAKAGMTFASGLRALLRQDPNIIMVGEIRDGETANLGVQAALTGHLVFSTLHTNNAATCLPRLLDMDIEPFLIASTVKAVIGQRLVRRLCQSCRQAYTPSQEELNYITQMFNITPESMPHLHELEEQAASESIGGDTPMGTTDATIVQLWKPSPEGCDECGHNGFKGRVGIYEVLGISVAIQKMITANATSNDIQEQAISEGMITMQMDGLIKSFRGVTTIEEILRATREQ